From a region of the Phaseolus vulgaris cultivar G19833 chromosome 6, P. vulgaris v2.0, whole genome shotgun sequence genome:
- the LOC137833228 gene encoding uncharacterized protein, which translates to MPTTSNCISQSQPQKERRRQELMEYLVHTEQSRHIIRMGPGAFIKLCERIRETGLVKDAYRSTVEEQVAKFLHIIGHNVKNRSVSFFFHRSGETVSRHFHNVLSAILRLEGEFLIQPNGTVVQPHILNNSRFFPYFKDCLGAIDGSHVRAKVARADAPRFRGRKDWPTQNIFAACDFDMKFTYVLAGWEGTASDSRILKDALVRADPLVIPEGKYYLGDVGFMLKRNIITPYRGVRYHLKEYSRRGPQNAKDLFNHRHSSLRNVIERTFGVLKKRFPIIASGTEPHYDVDTMTKIVLACCILHNFLRGIDNDESLLEEVDNELLEQDVQPSTTHAREHDYRIGCDIRDAIANEMWQDYMDRGKNVASNSSGSYREFTKWTAEMDLILLNAMIDEKNNVKNRQKSLKDRRREIHDLFGGLSGFAWNQTTKLFEAEDEVWSELIKAKPSAAKWRFNPIRHYDLME; encoded by the exons ATGCCTACTACAAGCAACTGTATCAGTCAGTCCCAACCACAAAAAGAGCGTCGCAGGCAAGAATTGATGGAGTACTTGGTTCATACTGAACAATCTCGTCACATTATTCGCATGGGACCGGGAGCTTTCATTAAATTATGTGAACGAATACGGGAAACTGGACTTGTTAAAGATGCATATCGATCAACCGTGGAAGAACAAGTAGCGAAATTTCTGCACATTATTGGGCATAATGTGAAGAATCGAAGTGTGTCATTCTTTTTCCATCGGTCTGGAGAAACAGTTTCCCGtcactttcataatgttttgaGTGCAATTTTAAGGTTGGAGGGGGAATTCTTAATTCAACCAAATGGAACGGTTGTACAACCACACATCCTTAACAACAGTCGATTTTTCCCCTACTTTAAG GATTGTTTAGGGGCCATAGATGGGAGTCATGTACGTGCTAAGGTTGCACGTGCTGATGCGCCTCGTTTTCGAGGGAGAAAAGATTGGCCTACCCAAAACATATTTGCAGCCTGTGACTTTGACATGAAGTTCACATATGTCTTAGCCGGTTGGGAAGGAACTGCCTCCGATTCAAGGATATTGAAAGATGCTTTGGTACGAGCCGATCCTTTGGTTATTCCAGAAG GAAAATACTATCTTGGTGATGTCGGTTTTATGTTAAAACGAAATATAATAACACCTTATCGCGGGGTGAGATACCATTTGAAAGAATATTCGCGAAGAGGGCCACAAAATGCAAAAGATTTGTTTAATCATCGACATTCATCACTTAGGAACGTAATTGAGAGAACCTTTGGGGTGcttaaaaaacgttttccaattaTAGCAAGTGGGACTGAGCCACATTATGATGTGGATACTAtgacaaaaattgttttagcttgttgTATTCTACATAACTTTCTACGCGGGATCGACAATGATGAGTCTCTGCTTGAAGAAGTAGATAATGAATTGTTAGAACAAGATGTCCAACCAAGCACCACTCATGCTCGTGAACATGATTACAGGATAGGGTGTGATATTAGGGACGCTATAGCAAACGAAATGTGGCAAgattat atGGATCGCGGAAAAAATGTggcttcaaattcatcaggttCTTATCGAGAGTTCACCAAGTGGACGGCGGAGATGGACCTAATTTTGCTCAATGCAATGATTGACGAG aaaaataatgtgaagAACCGGCAGAAAAGCCTAAAGGACAGGAGGAGGGAAATCCATGATTTGTTTGGTGGATTAAGTGGTTTCGCATGGAACCAGACCACCAAACTTTTTGAAGCCGAGGACGAAGTTTGGAGTGAGCTGATTAAG GCCAAACCATCTGCGGCAAAATGGCGTTTCAATCCCATTCGCCATTATGACCTCATGGAGTAG
- the LOC137833229 gene encoding uncharacterized mitochondrial protein AtMg00810-like, producing the protein MTLPPDLSLPSPQHVCKLHGLCMAFVKLVANGHLTYFLGLEIARNSSGLHLSQRKYTLDLLHETGMLDFASVATLMTHTSHLSPDQGSPLDADATSQYRRLLGRLIYLTNTRPDIAFAVHNLSQFISAPITHHQQAVSRLLRYLKGTPGEGLYFSHTSSLHLCGFSDSVWATCPTTR; encoded by the exons ATGACCCTCCCACCTGACCtatctcttccttctccccagcatgtttgcaagcttcacggtctttgtatggccttcgtcaagctggtcgccaatg gtcatctcacttactttttgggattggaaattgctcgcaacagttctggtcttcatttaagtcaacgcaagtatactcttgatcttcttcacgaaactggcatgcttgacttTGCATCTGTGGCCACTCTTATGACTCATACCTCTCATCTCTCTCCCGATCAAGGCTCCCCTCTTGATGCTGATGCAACTTcccaatacagaagactccttggacgtctaatctacttaaccaacacgcgacctGACATCGCCTTTGCTGTCCAtaatttaagccaattcatatctgcacccataactcatcatcaacaagctgtctcacgtcttttgcgttacctcaagggcacccctggtgaaggactatatttttctcatactAGCTCACTTCACCTCTGTGGATTTAGTGACTCTGtctgggcaacatgtcctaccacacgctaa